A single Microbacterium protaetiae DNA region contains:
- a CDS encoding flagellar biosynthetic protein FliR, with translation MFIPVDFAWLEATMLAAVRVTAFLFISPPFSHGAVPARIKGMLGIGLGLAVSGTVAPGYRSLDVAPFLGTLVVQLVIGALLGFLVLLCFSAVQTAGGLIDVFGGFQISQIFDPQAQINGAQFTRLFQMTALTMLFVSGGYQLIIAGLARSFTAVPLGGTFDVANAAHLLVAGLSQMFLAAVQIAGPLLVVLFLADVALGLVTRGAPALNAFALGMPVKVLLALVLGGSVFAALPGIVDALASNALGMIGGARP, from the coding sequence ATGTTCATCCCGGTCGATTTCGCCTGGCTGGAGGCGACGATGCTCGCCGCGGTGCGCGTGACCGCGTTCCTGTTCATCTCGCCACCGTTCTCGCACGGCGCCGTCCCGGCACGCATCAAGGGGATGCTGGGAATCGGCCTCGGGCTCGCTGTCAGCGGAACCGTCGCCCCGGGGTACAGGAGCCTGGACGTCGCGCCGTTCCTCGGCACGCTCGTCGTGCAGCTCGTGATCGGCGCACTGCTTGGGTTCCTTGTACTGCTGTGCTTCTCTGCGGTGCAGACCGCCGGCGGTCTCATCGATGTGTTCGGCGGATTCCAGATCTCGCAGATCTTCGACCCACAGGCTCAGATCAACGGCGCCCAGTTCACCCGCCTGTTCCAGATGACGGCCCTGACAATGCTGTTCGTCTCGGGCGGCTACCAACTGATCATCGCCGGACTCGCCCGTAGCTTCACTGCGGTTCCCCTCGGCGGCACATTCGACGTTGCGAACGCGGCGCATCTGCTCGTGGCAGGACTGTCGCAGATGTTCCTGGCCGCCGTGCAGATCGCCGGCCCTCTGCTGGTCGTGCTCTTCCTCGCAGACGTCGCCCTCGGTCTGGTAACCCGCGGCGCGCCCGCTCTGAACGCCTTCGCGCTCGGGATGCCGGTGAAAGTGTTGCTGGCGCTGGTTCTGGGGGGCAGTGTCTTCGCCGCGCTTCCGGGAATCGTCGACGCCCTCGCCTCGAACGCACTGGGCATGATCGGAGGGGCGAGACCATGA
- the fliQ gene encoding flagellar biosynthesis protein FliQ, protein MSPEAALDIGAQALLIAGKLAAPLLVTALVVGFAISLLQSITQVQEVTLSFVPKAIAVALALLIAGNWMITELISFTNEMFARIPTLLSGG, encoded by the coding sequence ATGAGCCCCGAAGCCGCCCTCGACATCGGCGCGCAGGCGCTGCTGATCGCCGGCAAGCTGGCCGCGCCACTTCTGGTGACAGCCCTCGTCGTCGGGTTCGCGATCTCGCTGCTGCAGTCGATCACTCAGGTGCAGGAGGTCACGCTCTCCTTCGTGCCGAAGGCGATCGCCGTCGCCCTGGCGCTGCTGATCGCCGGCAACTGGATGATCACCGAGCTGATCTCCTTCACGAACGAGATGTTCGCGCGCATCCCCACACTGCTCTCGGGCGGGTGA
- the fliP gene encoding flagellar type III secretion system pore protein FliP (The bacterial flagellar biogenesis protein FliP forms a type III secretion system (T3SS)-type pore required for flagellar assembly.), which produces MTLGTPAHAAVVDPIAPTPPAVDSGITIDINGIDGSPSASILTLLGITLLSVAPALLLMMSSFTKIFVVLAMTRNALSLPTIPPNQVLAGLALFLSLFIMWPVLTDINQVAAQPYIHGDIDFTQAIDLGQQPLRQWMLSYTREDDLALLTRVANLPNPADQTSVPMYTLIPAFMLSELRAAFVIGLVIFVPFLVIDLVVAAALMSMGMMMLPPVMISLPFKILLFILVDGWGLIVRSLVESYGGTG; this is translated from the coding sequence ATGACGCTCGGCACCCCCGCACACGCGGCTGTGGTCGATCCGATCGCGCCGACACCGCCGGCCGTCGATTCGGGCATCACGATCGACATCAATGGCATCGACGGCTCGCCCTCGGCGTCCATCCTCACCCTGCTGGGCATCACGCTGCTGTCGGTCGCTCCGGCACTGCTGCTGATGATGTCGTCGTTCACGAAGATCTTTGTGGTGCTCGCGATGACCCGCAACGCACTGTCACTACCGACCATTCCCCCCAACCAGGTGCTTGCCGGGCTCGCCCTGTTTCTGTCGCTGTTCATCATGTGGCCGGTGCTCACCGACATCAACCAGGTGGCTGCGCAGCCGTATATCCATGGCGACATCGACTTCACGCAGGCCATCGACCTCGGACAGCAACCGTTGCGACAGTGGATGCTGTCGTACACGCGCGAGGACGACCTGGCACTGCTGACCCGGGTCGCGAACCTGCCGAACCCCGCCGACCAGACGAGCGTGCCGATGTACACGCTCATCCCGGCGTTCATGCTCTCCGAGCTGCGCGCCGCGTTCGTGATCGGCCTGGTCATCTTCGTACCGTTCCTGGTGATCGACCTCGTCGTGGCCGCGGCGCTTATGTCGATGGGCATGATGATGCTGCCGCCGGTGATGATCTCGTTGCCGTTCAAGATTTTGCTCTTCATCCTCGTCGATGGCTGGGGTCTGATCGTGCGCTCGCTCGTGGAGAGCTATGGGGGCACCGGATGA
- the fliN gene encoding flagellar motor switch protein FliN has translation MTSITAHESAAAAAFAARLPIAGPVTARAADSSGDTGEALVVSYVGETSAQLAVQILDPAALIDGLPDAPLSDRLHSALAAAVAALGPGTLGETSIADASPIFAHPLAQVFDLQDETGRTIGRLAVRITHRSEAAAAPSRRLQRIAGVEMELTVEIGRTRMSVRDVLDLEPGRIVELDRSAGAPADVKLNGRIIAHGEVVVVDQDYAVRITRILENAEV, from the coding sequence GTGACCAGCATCACCGCCCACGAGTCCGCCGCCGCGGCGGCTTTCGCCGCAAGACTGCCCATTGCCGGTCCCGTCACCGCACGCGCCGCCGACTCGTCAGGCGACACCGGCGAGGCGCTCGTGGTCAGCTATGTCGGCGAGACCAGCGCCCAGCTGGCCGTGCAGATCCTCGACCCGGCTGCCCTCATCGACGGACTACCCGATGCGCCGCTGTCCGACCGGCTGCACAGCGCGCTGGCTGCCGCCGTGGCCGCACTGGGCCCGGGGACTCTGGGAGAGACGAGCATCGCAGACGCCTCGCCCATCTTCGCGCACCCGCTCGCGCAGGTGTTCGATCTGCAAGACGAGACCGGGCGCACCATCGGCCGCCTCGCCGTGCGCATCACGCACCGGTCCGAGGCGGCGGCTGCGCCGTCGCGCCGTCTCCAGCGCATTGCCGGTGTCGAGATGGAACTCACCGTCGAGATCGGGCGCACCCGTATGTCTGTGCGCGACGTGCTCGACCTCGAGCCGGGGCGCATCGTCGAACTCGACCGTTCGGCCGGTGCGCCCGCCGATGTGAAGCTCAACGGCCGCATCATCGCCCACGGCGAGGTCGTCGTCGTCGATCAGGACTACGCGGTGCGGATCACCCGCATCCTCGAGAACGCCGAGGTCTGA
- a CDS encoding flagellar motor switch protein FliM, whose amino-acid sequence MVIETSAPSAAPAADGAVVDVQVYDFGRTATLSREHARSLEVAFEAFSRQWAAQLSVKIGVRSHVSLESVTMQRYDEYADSLPVTTTVVVCALSETDERVIIQFPLSAGISWIVQMVGGKPADHPDDRPFTAIEQSLIRALMADAAENIGNALGDLLPHELSVAGIQYNSLFAQVAAAGDLVVVVRFSMRVGERTIPASVMLPASVVLDELAAQRAHKADAAVPGLLRQHIEDAPVELTLRLAPRSVRPPEVLGLCVGDVISLPHHADRPLDLVVDHHTLATAAVGTSGARLACVITATAPDLVEESL is encoded by the coding sequence GTGGTGATCGAGACGAGCGCGCCCTCGGCGGCCCCAGCGGCCGACGGGGCTGTCGTCGACGTCCAGGTGTACGACTTCGGCCGCACGGCAACACTCAGCCGCGAGCACGCGCGCTCGCTCGAAGTCGCCTTCGAGGCCTTCTCGCGCCAATGGGCCGCACAACTGTCGGTCAAGATCGGCGTACGCTCCCACGTGTCGCTGGAGTCGGTGACCATGCAACGGTACGACGAGTATGCCGACTCCCTGCCGGTGACAACCACCGTCGTGGTGTGCGCGCTGTCCGAGACCGATGAGCGCGTGATCATCCAGTTTCCGCTGTCGGCCGGCATCTCATGGATCGTGCAGATGGTGGGCGGCAAGCCCGCCGACCACCCCGATGACCGCCCGTTCACCGCCATCGAACAGTCACTGATCCGAGCGCTCATGGCCGACGCAGCCGAGAACATCGGCAACGCTCTCGGCGATCTCCTGCCGCATGAGCTGTCCGTCGCCGGCATCCAGTACAACTCGCTGTTCGCGCAGGTCGCGGCGGCAGGCGATCTGGTCGTCGTGGTGCGCTTCTCGATGCGAGTGGGTGAGCGCACCATTCCGGCAAGCGTCATGCTGCCGGCTTCGGTGGTGCTCGACGAGCTCGCCGCGCAGCGTGCGCACAAGGCCGACGCAGCGGTACCTGGGCTGCTGCGGCAGCACATCGAGGACGCCCCCGTCGAGCTCACCCTGCGTCTTGCACCGCGCTCAGTACGCCCGCCGGAGGTGCTGGGGCTCTGTGTCGGCGACGTGATCTCCCTTCCGCACCACGCCGACCGCCCGCTCGATCTCGTCGTCGACCACCACACGCTGGCGACCGCCGCCGTCGGCACCAGCGGCGCACGCCTGGCGTGCGTGATCACTGCCACCGCGCCCGACCTCGTCGAGGAGTCCCTGTGA
- a CDS encoding OmpA/MotB family protein: protein MSARRRRRTVPEEPHGPDERWMASYLDMVTVLMCMFIVLFAMSTVDAEKFVALSNSLATGFGQHSSNTVDTAEGVVVPPELLDQNAQGFADIELQAARAEFDELSALRDKLRAALEEEGLTDTATLTIDERGLTIGLVSAETFFATNSTVLSTRAVTVLDALGGVLSDIPNQISVEGHADHRAAAAPFPTNWELSAERSTQVLRYLVEDRGLDPGHVKAVGYGDAHPVADGSTTSALAQNRRVDIVVLSDATEGVRRLLPQLQAAQKTS, encoded by the coding sequence ATGAGCGCCCGGCGCAGACGGCGCACTGTGCCCGAGGAGCCGCACGGCCCCGACGAGCGCTGGATGGCCTCGTACCTCGACATGGTGACGGTGTTGATGTGCATGTTCATCGTCCTGTTCGCAATGTCCACAGTCGATGCAGAGAAGTTCGTCGCGCTGAGCAACTCTCTGGCCACGGGGTTCGGCCAGCACTCCTCCAACACCGTCGACACCGCGGAGGGCGTCGTCGTTCCCCCTGAGCTCCTCGACCAAAACGCCCAGGGTTTCGCCGACATCGAGCTGCAGGCCGCCCGCGCCGAATTCGACGAGCTGTCCGCGCTGCGCGACAAGCTCCGCGCAGCATTGGAAGAGGAAGGACTGACCGATACCGCGACCCTGACGATCGACGAACGCGGGCTGACGATCGGCTTGGTCAGCGCCGAGACGTTCTTCGCGACCAACAGCACGGTGCTGAGCACGCGCGCGGTCACCGTGCTTGACGCCCTCGGCGGGGTTCTCAGCGACATCCCGAACCAGATCTCGGTCGAGGGCCACGCCGACCACCGCGCGGCCGCCGCACCGTTTCCCACCAACTGGGAGCTGTCGGCCGAGCGTTCCACCCAGGTGCTGCGTTACCTCGTCGAAGACCGCGGGCTCGATCCCGGCCATGTGAAGGCGGTGGGCTACGGCGACGCGCACCCGGTCGCCGACGGCTCCACCACGAGCGCCCTCGCCCAGAATCGGCGTGTGGACATCGTCGTGCTCTCCGACGCCACAGAGGGGGTGCGCCGGCTCCTGCCTCAATTGCAGGCAGCGCAGAAGACGTCCTGA
- a CDS encoding motility protein A, which translates to MDPAFILGLVLAFGALLAMIGIEGASVTALLLPAPMVLVFGATIAVGIASGTLRDAVFAVKSLPRALRGDKRTAHSMIAAVVRYAETARSEGLLALEQFVRDENDPFLKQALQGIADGTDAEELRIVMEDEIASAAARNRAASKFFMTLGGFAPTIGIIGTVVSLTHVLENLDSPATLGPMIATAFVATLWGLLSANFIWLPIGGRLQRLGELELERMTLLMEGMLAVQAGSPPHFVGERLRAMVSQRPGEKGHKPEKAGRRAGSETTSNPVTAP; encoded by the coding sequence ATGGACCCCGCCTTCATCCTCGGCCTCGTGCTGGCCTTCGGCGCCCTGCTGGCCATGATCGGCATCGAAGGCGCCTCGGTGACCGCCCTGCTGCTGCCAGCACCGATGGTGCTGGTGTTCGGTGCGACGATCGCCGTCGGCATCGCCAGCGGCACGCTGCGCGACGCCGTCTTCGCGGTCAAGTCGCTGCCCCGCGCGTTGCGCGGAGACAAGCGCACCGCACACAGCATGATCGCCGCCGTCGTCCGCTACGCCGAGACGGCACGCTCCGAAGGCCTTCTCGCCCTCGAACAATTTGTGCGCGACGAGAACGACCCGTTCCTCAAGCAAGCGCTGCAGGGAATCGCCGACGGCACGGATGCCGAGGAGCTGCGAATCGTGATGGAGGATGAGATCGCTTCGGCCGCCGCACGCAACCGCGCAGCATCCAAGTTCTTCATGACCCTCGGCGGCTTCGCCCCCACGATCGGCATCATCGGCACGGTCGTCTCCCTCACGCATGTGCTCGAGAATCTCGACAGTCCCGCCACACTGGGCCCGATGATCGCGACGGCGTTCGTGGCCACGCTCTGGGGCCTGCTGTCCGCGAACTTCATCTGGCTGCCCATCGGCGGTCGCCTGCAACGGCTCGGCGAGCTCGAACTGGAGCGCATGACGCTGCTCATGGAGGGGATGCTGGCGGTGCAGGCCGGTTCGCCACCGCACTTCGTCGGCGAGCGCCTGCGGGCCATGGTGTCCCAGCGTCCGGGAGAGAAGGGGCACAAGCCCGAGAAGGCAGGTCGCCGCGCGGGCTCCGAGACCACTTCGAATCCCGTGACGGCCCCATGA
- a CDS encoding flagellar FlbD family protein, which produces MIVLTRLNHSRFAVNPDLIERVQAAPDTTITLVDGATFVVTESMNKVIEEITDFRARVLATAAVLSRADDPQEER; this is translated from the coding sequence ATGATCGTCCTCACGCGCTTGAATCACAGCCGATTCGCGGTCAACCCCGATCTGATCGAGCGCGTCCAGGCTGCTCCCGACACCACGATCACCCTGGTCGACGGCGCCACGTTCGTCGTCACCGAGAGCATGAACAAGGTGATCGAGGAGATCACCGACTTCCGCGCGCGCGTGCTCGCGACCGCCGCTGTTCTCTCGCGCGCGGACGACCCCCAGGAGGAGCGCTGA
- a CDS encoding flagellar hook protein FlgE, with product MLRSLYSGISGLRSHQTMLDVTGNNIANVNTAGFKASAVQFQDSLSQLVQNSTLPQRDSGGSNPAQVGLGVQVAGIKTNFTQGSTQSTGVPTDLMIAGDGFFVVRSGAETRYTRNGGFSFDSSARLVTADGALVQGWTAQNGTIQEGQALGDITLPVGATLPATATTTAAVAGNLPSDTPIGDQLVRDTTTYDAEGKPSSIRLTFTRTATGWDVADDDGVTTTLGFTDGRLTGGGSIISHGITVDLSTVTGYADIDTIAFDSQNGGAAGTLLSYALSDDGSLVGTFSNGKTQVLARIALATFVNPGGLEKTGSSQYLPSVNSGQPKIGAAGADGMGKVVSGALEMSNVDLSQEFTNLIVAQRGFQANARIITTSDEVLQELTNLKR from the coding sequence ATGCTCCGCTCCCTGTACTCCGGCATCTCGGGCCTGCGCTCGCACCAGACCATGCTGGATGTCACCGGCAACAACATCGCCAACGTCAACACCGCCGGCTTCAAGGCCTCCGCGGTGCAGTTCCAAGACTCGCTGTCACAACTGGTCCAGAACTCCACGCTTCCGCAGCGTGACTCCGGCGGCTCGAACCCCGCGCAGGTCGGCCTGGGAGTGCAGGTCGCCGGCATCAAGACGAACTTCACGCAGGGATCCACCCAGTCCACCGGCGTGCCCACCGACCTGATGATCGCCGGAGACGGCTTCTTCGTGGTGCGCTCGGGGGCCGAGACCCGCTACACCCGTAACGGCGGCTTCTCCTTCGACTCCAGCGCGCGCCTGGTCACCGCCGACGGCGCACTGGTGCAGGGGTGGACCGCGCAAAACGGAACGATCCAGGAAGGCCAGGCGCTTGGCGACATCACCCTGCCGGTCGGTGCGACTCTGCCCGCAACGGCTACGACAACGGCAGCAGTGGCCGGAAACCTTCCCTCGGACACGCCCATCGGCGATCAGCTCGTCCGTGACACCACGACATACGACGCCGAGGGCAAGCCGTCATCGATCCGGCTGACGTTCACCCGCACCGCCACCGGGTGGGACGTCGCCGACGACGACGGCGTGACCACGACACTCGGCTTCACCGACGGCAGGCTGACCGGCGGCGGCTCGATCATCTCCCACGGCATCACGGTCGACCTGTCGACGGTGACCGGCTACGCCGACATCGACACGATCGCCTTCGACTCCCAGAACGGTGGGGCCGCCGGAACACTGCTGTCGTACGCGCTCTCGGACGACGGCAGCCTGGTCGGCACGTTCAGCAATGGCAAGACACAGGTTCTCGCCCGGATCGCGCTCGCGACGTTCGTGAACCCCGGGGGGCTGGAGAAGACCGGCTCGTCGCAGTACCTGCCCAGCGTCAACTCCGGCCAGCCGAAGATCGGCGCCGCAGGAGCCGACGGCATGGGCAAGGTGGTCAGCGGCGCGCTGGAGATGTCGAACGTCGACCTGTCACAGGAGTTCACCAACCTCATCGTCGCCCAGCGCGGATTCCAGGCGAACGCGCGCATCATCACCACCAGCGATGAGGTGCTGCAGGAGCTCACGAACCTCAAGCGCTGA
- a CDS encoding flagellar hook assembly protein FlgD, whose translation MTTIDPVSTASLYTGAASTGSERKQTLDSEVFLKLLVTQLANQDPSSPMNTNEMIGQTTQLASMEQLTALSTTTTENFALTMRQAAAALIGAQAHYVDDAGVEHAGKVDAVSFADTVPQLTIGGTTVALDAVSGLTALT comes from the coding sequence ATGACCACCATCGACCCCGTCTCTACGGCCAGCCTGTACACGGGTGCAGCCTCCACCGGCAGCGAACGCAAGCAGACGCTCGACTCGGAGGTCTTCCTCAAGCTGCTGGTCACGCAGCTGGCCAACCAAGACCCCAGCTCGCCGATGAACACCAACGAGATGATCGGCCAGACCACCCAACTCGCCTCCATGGAACAGCTCACGGCACTGTCGACGACGACGACCGAGAACTTCGCCCTCACGATGCGTCAGGCCGCCGCCGCCCTCATCGGCGCGCAAGCCCACTACGTCGACGACGCCGGAGTCGAGCACGCCGGAAAAGTCGACGCGGTGTCGTTCGCCGACACGGTGCCACAGCTGACCATCGGCGGCACCACCGTTGCCCTCGACGCCGTCTCCGGCCTGACCGCTCTCACCTGA
- a CDS encoding FliI/YscN family ATPase, whose amino-acid sequence MTGWGAVLDAARPERVGRVAQVRGLSVQVRGIDCAVGDLVALDGHPGEVVAIGDDGVRCMPLVSADGLVVGAPVRSLGGPPRVPVGRELLGRVIDGLGRPVDGRGRLRAPLVAADHEPPSVMGRDRIAVPLPLGVRAIDTLTTVGQGQRVGLFAGSGVGKSSLLSMIARGMDADAVVIALVGERGREVREFIEDDLGPRGLARTVVVVSTSDQPAMARLRAAFTATRIAEGFRDEGAHAILMMDSLTRVAMAQREIGLSAGEPPATRGYPPSTFALLARLLERAGTDQGGSVTGIYTVLVDGDDHNEPIADAVRSILDGHIVLDRALALSGHHPAIDVLGSVSRVAGKVTTPDQRALVTTLRAVLAERRGASDLIDIGAYQAGANARVDAAIANERAIADFLTQPLDETSTAEDSWRRLAALVSDFGGVG is encoded by the coding sequence GTGACGGGCTGGGGTGCTGTGCTCGATGCTGCGCGACCCGAGCGGGTCGGACGCGTCGCGCAGGTGCGCGGACTGAGCGTGCAGGTGCGCGGCATCGACTGCGCGGTCGGCGATCTGGTCGCCCTCGATGGACACCCCGGCGAAGTCGTGGCCATCGGCGACGACGGCGTGCGATGCATGCCGCTGGTATCGGCCGATGGTCTTGTCGTGGGTGCGCCGGTGCGCAGCCTCGGCGGTCCGCCGCGCGTGCCGGTGGGCAGGGAGCTTCTCGGGCGAGTGATCGACGGACTCGGCCGGCCCGTCGACGGTCGCGGTCGTCTTCGGGCCCCCCTCGTGGCCGCGGATCACGAGCCCCCGTCGGTGATGGGGCGCGACCGGATCGCTGTCCCCCTCCCGCTGGGCGTGCGCGCGATCGACACGCTGACAACAGTCGGACAGGGCCAGCGGGTGGGGCTTTTCGCCGGGTCGGGCGTCGGCAAGTCATCGCTCTTGTCGATGATCGCGCGGGGGATGGATGCCGATGCCGTCGTCATCGCGCTTGTCGGCGAGCGCGGCCGCGAGGTGCGCGAATTCATCGAAGACGATCTGGGACCGAGGGGACTGGCTCGGACGGTCGTGGTGGTCTCGACATCCGATCAGCCGGCCATGGCACGGCTTCGCGCCGCGTTTACCGCGACACGGATCGCGGAGGGATTCCGTGATGAAGGCGCGCACGCGATTCTCATGATGGACTCGCTGACCCGCGTCGCGATGGCGCAGCGCGAGATCGGGCTGTCGGCCGGTGAGCCGCCCGCGACACGCGGCTACCCGCCGTCGACATTCGCTCTGCTGGCACGGCTCCTGGAACGGGCAGGCACCGACCAGGGGGGCTCGGTGACCGGCATCTACACCGTGCTCGTGGACGGCGACGACCACAACGAGCCGATCGCCGATGCGGTCCGATCGATTCTCGACGGACACATCGTGCTCGATCGCGCGCTCGCGCTGAGCGGCCACCACCCGGCGATTGATGTGCTGGGATCGGTATCGCGGGTGGCGGGAAAGGTGACCACCCCCGACCAGCGCGCACTGGTGACCACCCTGCGCGCGGTGCTTGCGGAACGACGCGGCGCCAGCGATCTCATCGACATCGGCGCTTATCAGGCCGGTGCCAACGCCCGCGTGGATGCCGCGATCGCGAACGAGCGCGCGATCGCCGACTTTCTCACCCAGCCGCTCGACGAAACCAGCACGGCCGAGGACTCGTGGCGCCGTCTTGCCGCTCTGGTGTCCGACTTCGGAGGTGTCGGATGA
- a CDS encoding FliH/SctL family protein: protein MSADIFAPVVFPHLHDAGLEAERERAWHRGYADGHAAGVRAAVEQAAVAAAGSEARRAARDEGQRRLVARAITTLHAAAEALHERTQQVSAATTDQVFARAIELATVIIAAELSDVEGSASAAVRRALRSADPADVCEIRLNPDDLAALERLEVAPVGISLVADEQLARGDAIAVVDDGYVDARVDAALKRARRAVQEVTA, encoded by the coding sequence ATGTCAGCTGACATCTTCGCTCCCGTCGTCTTCCCCCACCTGCATGATGCGGGACTGGAGGCCGAACGCGAGCGCGCGTGGCATCGCGGGTATGCCGATGGACATGCCGCCGGCGTGCGGGCCGCCGTCGAACAGGCCGCCGTCGCCGCAGCGGGCTCCGAGGCTCGCCGCGCCGCGCGCGATGAGGGGCAGCGGCGCCTGGTGGCTCGTGCCATCACGACACTGCACGCCGCCGCGGAAGCACTGCACGAACGGACGCAGCAGGTGTCCGCCGCGACGACGGACCAGGTCTTCGCCCGAGCCATCGAACTGGCGACGGTGATCATCGCCGCGGAGCTGTCCGACGTCGAGGGATCGGCCAGCGCAGCCGTGCGCCGTGCGCTGCGGTCCGCCGACCCCGCCGACGTCTGCGAGATCCGTCTGAACCCGGACGACCTCGCCGCACTAGAGCGCCTCGAGGTCGCACCCGTCGGGATCTCGCTCGTCGCGGACGAGCAACTGGCCCGTGGCGATGCCATCGCCGTCGTGGACGACGGATATGTCGACGCGCGAGTCGACGCCGCTCTCAAGCGTGCCCGGCGTGCCGTCCAGGAGGTCACGGCGTGA
- the fliG gene encoding flagellar motor switch protein FliG, producing MTLTMDPPTLSGRQTAAVVVMNLGRAQAVEVMKHLSESEAETIATEIVTLRQLDAETTARALADFHRLASGHLPPGRGGRDIAARLLEASLGVERAAEVLHRVTATKAAAAFDFLDAASPTELAALLDDELPQTVALVLAHLSADRAATVLAALPDPGRTDVAQAIATMGTATQEAISIVSDALRARTGVFAAREKPEALGGVEPLVEIINSSDATVEKALLASIEERDEALAEDIRSRMFTFADIVKLEDRDAQRVLRGIDIRALALALKGAQPEIAEVIRRNVSERNRDALDDETQALGAVRMSQIEEARAEIVRTIRALEASGDITVRRVEEDVYVS from the coding sequence ATGACCCTGACCATGGACCCACCCACCCTGAGCGGACGGCAGACGGCCGCCGTCGTCGTGATGAACCTCGGGCGGGCTCAGGCGGTTGAGGTGATGAAACACCTCTCCGAGTCCGAGGCCGAGACGATCGCCACCGAGATCGTCACGCTCCGGCAGTTGGATGCCGAGACCACGGCCCGTGCGCTGGCCGATTTCCATCGCCTCGCGTCGGGGCACCTGCCCCCGGGTCGCGGCGGTCGTGACATCGCCGCCCGGCTGCTCGAAGCGTCGCTGGGTGTCGAACGCGCCGCTGAGGTCCTACACCGAGTCACGGCGACGAAAGCTGCCGCCGCATTTGACTTCTTGGATGCGGCATCCCCCACCGAACTGGCCGCGCTACTGGACGATGAGCTACCGCAGACGGTGGCGCTGGTATTGGCCCATCTGTCGGCCGATCGCGCGGCCACCGTGCTGGCCGCTCTTCCTGATCCCGGACGCACCGATGTCGCCCAGGCAATTGCGACGATGGGCACAGCCACCCAAGAGGCGATCTCGATCGTCAGCGACGCACTACGGGCACGCACCGGGGTGTTCGCGGCACGAGAGAAGCCCGAAGCACTCGGCGGCGTCGAGCCGCTCGTGGAGATCATCAACAGCTCCGACGCGACCGTCGAGAAGGCCCTTCTGGCCAGCATCGAAGAGCGCGACGAGGCACTGGCCGAAGACATCCGCTCACGGATGTTCACTTTCGCCGACATCGTCAAGCTCGAGGACCGCGACGCGCAGCGCGTGCTGCGCGGGATCGACATCCGGGCGCTCGCGCTCGCGCTCAAGGGTGCGCAGCCCGAAATCGCGGAGGTCATCCGACGTAACGTATCCGAGCGCAATCGCGATGCGCTCGACGACGAGACGCAGGCTCTCGGCGCCGTGCGCATGTCGCAGATCGAAGAGGCGCGCGCAGAGATCGTACGCACGATCCGCGCTCTCGAAGCGTCGGGTGACATCACCGTGCGCCGTGTAGAGGAAGACGTCTATGTCAGCTGA